The DNA region ATTTGAGGCGGTCAACGCAGCAGGCGAAAGCCTGGAACAGGTCTTGAAGAAAAAAGCCCTCAACACTGTTGTTGTCTGCGGGCTCACTACAGACTACTGCGTGCGCGCTACAGCGCTCGATGCGGCCGAAGCCGGCTTCCGTGTGCACCTGGTGCTCGATGCGGTCGCGGGTGTCGAACCGGAGACGACGAACAAGGCGCTGGCGGAAATGAAGGCAGCGGGGGTCGAGTTCCACGAGAGCGTGGAGACGGTGCAAGTGGCAGCGTGAGCCGAGTGCCGGTGGCAGTTGAGACTGTGTTTTGAACTCCCCATTTAAGGCCCAGAAGCAGGCGTGAACCCCGCATCAAGAACTACCCCGCCCAAGCTTCGCTTGAACGGGGGCGCCTCAGGTTCTTTGATGGGAGAATCGGGCTAGCGGGCCGCCATCACACCTACCAGCGACTGAAACACTTTGAAGCCGTCGGTGCCACCCAGTAGGCCCTCGCTGGAGCGTTCGGGATGGGGCATCATGCCGAGAACGTTGCGACCTTCGTTGCAAATCCCCGCAATGTTATCGAGTGATCCGTTGGGATTGGCTGCCGTTGTGACCTCGCCCTGTTCGGTGCAGTAGCGAAAGACGATCCGCCTGCGCAGTGCGCGCAAGGTCTCCTCGTTGCAGAAGTAGTTTCCTTCCATATGGCCGATCGGGATCTGAAGTACCTCACCCTCTTTGCACGAGTTGGTGAACGGGGTGTCAGGGTTTTCAACGCGGACATGCACAGCTCGGCACACGTACTTTAGCCCCGCATTCACCAAGAGCGCGCCCGGCAACATGTGAGACTCGCAAAGAATTTGGAAGCCGTTGCAGATGCCGAGGACTATTCCACCGCTATCGGCAAATTTCTTGACTGACTCC from Terriglobales bacterium includes:
- the purQ gene encoding phosphoribosylformylglycinamidine synthase subunit PurQ; translated protein: MKFGVIRFPGSNCDHDPYWVLESVAHQPVTFLWHESHDLENCDVVIIPGGFAYGDYLRTGAIARFSPVMESVKKFADSGGIVLGICNGFQILCESHMLPGALLVNAGLKYVCRAVHVRVENPDTPFTNSCKEGEVLQIPIGHMEGNYFCNEETLRALRRRIVFRYCTEQGEVTTAANPNGSLDNIAGICNEGRNVLGMMPHPERSSEGLLGGTDGFKVFQSLVGVMAAR